A genome region from Caretta caretta isolate rCarCar2 chromosome 22, rCarCar1.hap1, whole genome shotgun sequence includes the following:
- the TTC36 gene encoding tetratricopeptide repeat protein 36: protein MATAQDRAVLQTIFNPSAPFGDIPASDAGEEAEAIQGEDGAFTSELLEQVKELELQGVLAAESGNVNMALERFSQAIWLLPERASCYNNRAQALRLQGDVAGALQDLDTALRLSRGTGRVACQCFVQRGLINVLQGHEDNARQDFEQGARLGSAFARHQLVLMNPYSALCNQMLLEMMRKLQNPDIQGSN, encoded by the exons ATGGCTACAGCCCAGGACAGGGCGGTTCTTCAAACCATCTTTAACCCCAGTGCTCCTTTTGGGGACATCCCCGCCTCAGATGCgggagaggaggcagaggcaATCCAAGGGGAAG ATGGAGCTTTCACCTCAGAGCTCCTGGAGCAAGTCAAAGAGCTGGAGCTACAGGGAGTTTTGGCAGCTGAATCGGGAAATGTGAACATGGCCCTTGAGAGATTCAGCCAGGCCATTTGGCTCCTTCCGGAGCGAGCCTCGTGCTACAACAACCGTGCCCAGGCCCTTCGTCTCCAAGGGGATGTGGCAG GTGCGCTGCAGGACCTGGACACAGCCCTGCGCCTCAGCAGGGGCACAGGCCGTGTGGCATGCCAGTGCTTCGTGCAGCGAGGTCTCATCAATGTGCTGCAGGGCCATGAGGATAATGCCAGGCAGGATTTTGAGCAGGGAGCCAGACTGGGTAGCGCCTTCGCTCGGCACCAGCTGGTCCTGATGAACCCCTATTCAGCGCTCTGCAACCAGATGCTGTTGGAGATGATGAGGAAGCTGCAGAACCCAGACATCCAGGGAAGCAACTAG